Proteins from a single region of Pseudomonas fulva:
- a CDS encoding Csu type fimbrial protein, giving the protein MSVFRPVRFVALLAFVPGLLLAATKTATIGLFAEVLPACSAGSTAASDLGQFGTFDFGTRSLLSTALDVTGQPGNGALRVNCLSNTPYQVLISAGGSGNVNARRLSGPNAQIAYNLYTSSNYQTVWDNTVGISRTGTGQDQWLPVYGRVPAQRSPAAGTYRDTVTVTVKW; this is encoded by the coding sequence ATGTCCGTTTTTCGGCCCGTTCGATTCGTGGCGCTCCTGGCGTTCGTCCCCGGTTTGCTCCTCGCCGCCACCAAGACCGCGACCATCGGCCTGTTCGCCGAAGTGTTGCCGGCCTGCAGCGCGGGCAGCACCGCGGCCAGCGACCTGGGTCAGTTCGGCACCTTCGATTTCGGCACCCGCTCGCTGTTGAGCACGGCGCTGGATGTCACCGGGCAGCCGGGCAATGGCGCATTGCGTGTCAACTGCCTGAGCAACACGCCCTACCAGGTGCTGATCAGCGCCGGTGGCAGTGGCAACGTCAATGCGCGGCGGCTGAGCGGGCCCAACGCGCAGATCGCCTACAACCTCTATACCTCGTCGAATTACCAGACGGTGTGGGACAACACCGTCGGTATCAGCCGTACCGGTACCGGGCAGGACCAGTGGCTGCCGGTTTATGGGCGGGTACCGGCGCAGCGTTCGCCGGCGGCCGGCACCTACCGCGACACGGTCACCGTCACGGTGAAGTGGTGA
- a CDS encoding Csu type fimbrial protein, whose amino-acid sequence MKRLRGFGLLTMAAVVPVLADTGTNELRVDRLFQVRAVVTQGCLLGSGASDLSSYGTISFGQISNLNSAVNRTSTPGGGSIVLQCTPGTRLTIGIGSGANAGSVSGGRFLARGTERLRYQLYQDAAFSTVWGDGSNGAAALSTTFPAAGGTQSYPVYARLFNVTPMPSAGIYSDVVTVTISY is encoded by the coding sequence GTGAAGCGGCTGCGCGGCTTCGGCCTGCTGACGATGGCGGCGGTCGTCCCGGTGCTGGCCGATACCGGCACCAACGAGCTGCGCGTCGATCGGCTGTTTCAGGTGCGCGCCGTGGTGACCCAGGGCTGCCTGCTGGGCAGTGGCGCCAGCGACCTGAGCAGCTACGGCACCATCAGCTTCGGGCAGATCAGCAACCTCAACAGTGCGGTAAACCGTACCAGTACGCCGGGCGGTGGTTCCATCGTGCTGCAGTGCACGCCCGGCACCCGGCTGACCATCGGCATCGGCTCGGGTGCCAATGCCGGCAGCGTCAGCGGCGGTCGTTTCCTGGCCAGGGGCACGGAGCGGCTGCGTTACCAGCTCTACCAGGACGCCGCCTTCAGCACCGTATGGGGCGATGGCAGCAACGGCGCCGCCGCGCTCAGCACGACGTTTCCGGCAGCCGGCGGCACCCAGAGTTACCCGGTCTATGCTCGGTTGTTCAACGTCACACCCATGCCCAGCGCGGGTATCTACAGCGATGTGGTCACCGTGACCATCAGTTATTGA